The window CAACGACTACTGGAACTGGAACAGTATCTGTTTCGGTAATGCTCACTGCTTTTTCAGTGGCATCTAAGACATAACCATCCGGCGCTTTTGTTTCAATAACTGTATAATCACCTAATGGCAATACTGAGCTTGATAAAATCCCTGTAGCTGTTGTTGTTCCCGTATAAACCACTTTTTGATTGCTATCACGAATGTCAAATGTCGCACCACTTAATGGTTGCTGATTGGCATCCACTTTACGAATCTCAATTCGACCGTCATATTTTTTAGTTGCCGCAGCTCCAGTATGAACTGTCTGTCCATTAAACGTCGTCTGCATAGTGTTCTCTACTTTGTCGCCCATCTGAACTCTAGTTGCATCCACTCTAAAGACGATTTTGTTTAATTCTTTAACGGGAATATCTTGCAACGTTTTAAAGGTTAAGGTGTTGCCTATCAAAGTATAGTCGAATTTGGCCGCATCTATCGCAATAATTGAATCAAATGTTAAACGACTATCTAATTGATCGACAAATTCAGTCCCAGCAGGAATACTTGCACCACTTAATAACTGCATTTTAAGCGTATAGTCTAATGTTGTATCACCATAATTCATAATTTTTTTATCCACACTTTTGCTGAAGATAAAGTTAGTCGCCGAACTATCAGAAACACGAACAGGTACAGTGCGTGTCTCAGGCGGAACAGAATTTTGTCGGTTGAACGTAACTTGGTTATATTGTACGCCCATATTGGGATCAACTACCTTAGTCCCATATTCAATTAAATAAGTTTCATTTGAGAGAACCCTAAAATCAACAGATAGTTGATTCGTCGCCGGATCAAATTTAACGGGATGTTCATCACTAGCATACTCCATCTTAATTGGACTTCCGGTTACAGGATCCGATGTAAGCACACGAATAATCCGCACATGATTATTCGGTGTACTGTCCCCTACAATACCAGATGTTAAAGCTGGATCTTCGAGGGTTGTTCCTGTTGGAAGAGTATCAACAACATTATAAAAATCTTTCGTTGTCGCTTTAAGTCTTAATTGGAATGTATTGTTAATACTTGACGGAACATCTTTATCTAATAAATAAATACCATTGGCATCTTTTTTCCCTTTTCCCCATTTATCAAAATTAGGTAATGGGCTAACTGGATCTTTTTTAATTTGCAAAGTATCTTGGATTTGTTGACCTGCATAATCTAAGTTTACATCATAACTATCTTGATGATTGTCCCCTTCTCTTAAAAGCGGTGCACCAAATTTAAGTTGGAAATCTCCATAGAATGCATCATTTGGATCAATATTCGTAAAATCAATTGAAATCGTAACAATAAAATCCGTTGCATTGCCTTGCACTGATTCTAGTACAAATGGTGCTGGTAAAACGATATTGCTTAAATCTGTTGATGCATAGACGATGTCTCTTGGAATCATGACAACAATTTTTCCGTTTTCTGGTTTAAGATCGCCGGCATCTGCTGATACTGAAATATCTAGCACAACTTCTCCACGACTAGTGACTGGATTTGGTGAACCGACCATTGTTGTTTGCAGTGATTTTGGTTGAATGCCTGCTGTTGCAACGGTTGGTTTATTTTCTAGTAAGTTGGGTGCATTTTTTGGTTCTTCTTTTGGTTGAACGGTATCTTGAATTGTATTACTTGGTGGTATCGTTGTCTCTGGTTCAGTTACTGGATTTTCTTCATTTGATGGCGCCACCTCTTCTGATGGCACAACGTCAATAGTTATTATTTGGCTCTTTTGTCCATTTTCAGCCTCAAATGAAACTTGATACTGCCCGACTGTTTCCCCACGTAAAGTAAATTGGTTCGCATTTTCATTGGGCGTCTGCGTTAATCCCGTTGGAGTGATGACAACTTGTCCTTGATTCGCTTCACTACCAATAAGATCAAAAATTATATCTTGCCCTTGTTTAAATGTCGTTTCATTAGTCACTGTTGCAATCGAAATCGGCTCTGCTGCTGCATCTCCTTCTGCATGCACTAATCCTGTTGGCATCAAACTTTGTAGTACAAGTAATAACATCACAATATAAATACTGACTTTCTGTTTATTTCTCATTTTTCCAACTCCATTTTTTATTTTTTGTTCCTTCGTTACTAGCTAACTTCACCATAAATCAGTTTTCCGGATAGACTAGCAAGCATCTGTCCAAATTGAGAAGAGTGTTTTTCTCCCGAAACTTTTTCTAATTCTTTCGTTAAGATAACAATGTTTTTTTGAATTTGATCAAATGTCATCGCTATTTTGTGTTCGTCATGATTTTTGGTTGCTCCACTTTTTTCTTGCTCAGTAGCTGTATCTGGTGGTTCTTTAGTTTCCTCAATTGATGAAGAATTTTTATTTGTAGCAGGTGAGGGTTCCATTGTTGTTTCATCCGGTTCATTCGTACGGACTTCTTTCGAGGACTCTTCTACCTGTTGATTTTTGACTTTTCCTTGACCTGTAGTATCAGAGTTTTCTTTTTGTTTTTTATTTTTTTTTATCAGATTTAAATGACCTTCACCTTGAACAACTTTAGAACTTTCATTCAGTTCCTCAGCTCTTACTTTTGGTGTTGCAAAAAGCTGAAATGAAAATAAACTCGTCATTACCATTCCCACAATCATTGATTTTTTCATCTTTTTTCTCCTTTAATGGCAATGACTTTATCTCCAAATTGCTCCCAATCATTAGCTGTCGGCGGATTTTCCCAAATAATTTGCGGACAGTTTAATTTT is drawn from Carnobacterium gallinarum DSM 4847 and contains these coding sequences:
- a CDS encoding MSCRAMM family protein, with protein sequence MRNKQKVSIYIVMLLLVLQSLMPTGLVHAEGDAAAEPISIATVTNETTFKQGQDIIFDLIGSEANQGQVVITPTGLTQTPNENANQFTLRGETVGQYQVSFEAENGQKSQIITIDVVPSEEVAPSNEENPVTEPETTIPPSNTIQDTVQPKEEPKNAPNLLENKPTVATAGIQPKSLQTTMVGSPNPVTSRGEVVLDISVSADAGDLKPENGKIVVMIPRDIVYASTDLSNIVLPAPFVLESVQGNATDFIVTISIDFTNIDPNDAFYGDFQLKFGAPLLREGDNHQDSYDVNLDYAGQQIQDTLQIKKDPVSPLPNFDKWGKGKKDANGIYLLDKDVPSSINNTFQLRLKATTKDFYNVVDTLPTGTTLEDPALTSGIVGDSTPNNHVRIIRVLTSDPVTGSPIKMEYASDEHPVKFDPATNQLSVDFRVLSNETYLIEYGTKVVDPNMGVQYNQVTFNRQNSVPPETRTVPVRVSDSSATNFIFSKSVDKKIMNYGDTTLDYTLKMQLLSGASIPAGTEFVDQLDSRLTFDSIIAIDAAKFDYTLIGNTLTFKTLQDIPVKELNKIVFRVDATRVQMGDKVENTMQTTFNGQTVHTGAAATKKYDGRIEIRKVDANQQPLSGATFDIRDSNQKVVYTGTTTATGILSSSVLPLGDYTVIETKAPDGYVLDATEKAVSITETDTVPVPVVVENHLEVGSVILKKVDSGNQNSVLANAVFNLLDDKGNVLKTDLTTGADGKIQVDSLAPGNYSFVETKAPTGYKLDATPIAFEIIKNQQQPLEVVKTNELKTSNAVLIKVDAASGAVLSGAEFELQTTQGTVVKTGLVTDQTGKISVQNLAIGNYQWVEVKAPTGYELDATPVVFEVVGDKLVESKKTNALILGNVVLNKIDEQSKKGLAGAEFKLQDSQGKTLSTGLVSDQNGKIAVNDLTPGNYQFVETKAPTSYQLDATPIKFEIVKNQQKPIEVTKTNKLKTSLVTLTKVDEDSGTVLAGAEFELQTEQGDVVQKGLITDRKGQISVQDLAIGRYQFVEVKAPTGYILDATPVSFEVVGEKAVETKKVNSLIPGSVVLAKIDEQTKKTLAGAEFMLQDEKGKMIARELKTDQNGVLKVADLKPGNYQFIETKAPNNYELDGTPLKFTIEKNQQTPLKVTKTNHLIGVITPPVVDPPNPPISVEPPVATPESPKVPSAVFPQTGEKSTATLMGIGIALVLGNIGFYTKKRRKTLKE